In Shewanella sp. MR-4, the genomic stretch GCTCTAGCAAAACAAATGGCTGGTCTTTACCCTGTTCCAATTTATGTGAAACCAGAGCTGCAAAAACGATGTCACCACCCACAGGGTTGATTTGTACATCGAGCTGATCAGTCTTAACAGTGATCAGATTTTGCGTTGCCGTCATTGCGGCTGGCACACCTGTATCTGCTTCTGGAACATCAGCACTGTGATTAGTGGTCGCATTCGCCACTACAGACGATTCGGTTGCAACGGGTTTTGGAGCTTTGTCTGCTTGCCACTGTTGCCACAGCAAAAAGCTGACAAACAGTAGTCCTATTAGCAATATATTGCGTTGAGATTCCATAGCCTATTTATTACACCTGTCATTTTTAGGGGGGACGGGATCACTACCGCCGGGATGCAAAGGGTGACATTTTAATATGCGTTTCAATGCAAACCAACAACCTTTCGCGGTTCCGTGCACTTTTATTGCCTCAATGGCGTAATGAGAGCATGTGGGATTGAAACGACATCGAGGCCCTAAGAGGGGGCTGATGAAGATTTGATAGCCACGAATGAACGTGGTTGCTAGCCATTGTAGCGGCGACTGAGTTTGCGCCATAGCTTTTCTATCAACTTGTTGATCTCTGCGTTTTCCATTTCCATCACCCCATTTCTGACCAGCACAACAATATCAAGGTGAGGGATGTCGTGTTGATTGAGGCGGAAACTATCTCTGATAACTCGCTTAATGCGATTGCGCTGATTGGCGCGTTTTACATAGCGTTTAGCTACAGTAAGACCCAAACGCGGATGTTGTTCCGAATTAGGAATAGCAAGCAAGGTGATTTCAGCAGAAGATGCTTTGATGGGATTGGAGAATACAGATTTAAATTGCGCGGGAGTTAGCAAGCGTAACTCCCGCGTAAAGGTATAGCTAGTCAACTAGTTACCTACTTAACTTATTAAGCAGATAAACGAGCGCGACCTTTCGCACGACGACGT encodes the following:
- the yidD gene encoding membrane protein insertion efficiency factor YidD, coding for MAQTQSPLQWLATTFIRGYQIFISPLLGPRCRFNPTCSHYAIEAIKVHGTAKGCWFALKRILKCHPLHPGGSDPVPPKNDRCNK
- the rnpA gene encoding ribonuclease P protein component — its product is MTSYTFTRELRLLTPAQFKSVFSNPIKASSAEITLLAIPNSEQHPRLGLTVAKRYVKRANQRNRIKRVIRDSFRLNQHDIPHLDIVVLVRNGVMEMENAEINKLIEKLWRKLSRRYNG